The Candidatus Kryptobacter tengchongensis genome contains a region encoding:
- a CDS encoding dTDP-4-dehydrorhamnose reductase has product MKILLTGGSGFLGWNFCKTLRFKHEITAFYFQHELFLEKCQFFKIDIRNRNDVFEAVRKFQPEVVVHTAAITSVQLCDQDRDLAYSVNVEGTKNLLDASAELGAKFIYISTDLVYSGDGSFFTEDTPPEPKSYYAQTKLEGEEIVKTYDNYIILRLALMYGWGNVFTNSFSDWLHTELRAKRKVKVFVDQFRTPIYAIDAVMAIDELISKDIKKEIFNLGGSERISRYDFALKFADAFGYPQDLIIPTPMDSVKTYLAGAKDCSLNISKIQSLLSFKLKNVDEGLNMMKRY; this is encoded by the coding sequence TTGAAAATTTTGCTTACTGGTGGAAGTGGTTTCCTTGGATGGAACTTTTGCAAAACTTTAAGATTTAAACATGAGATAACTGCTTTTTACTTCCAACATGAACTTTTCCTTGAAAAGTGTCAATTTTTTAAAATTGACATCAGAAACCGCAATGATGTATTTGAAGCTGTAAGAAAGTTTCAACCAGAGGTTGTTGTCCATACAGCAGCTATAACAAGCGTTCAACTTTGTGATCAAGATCGTGACCTTGCTTATTCTGTCAATGTTGAAGGGACGAAAAATTTACTTGATGCATCCGCTGAGCTTGGGGCAAAGTTTATTTACATTTCCACCGATCTCGTTTATAGTGGGGATGGAAGCTTTTTCACTGAAGACACCCCGCCAGAACCAAAAAGTTATTACGCTCAAACCAAACTTGAAGGAGAGGAAATAGTCAAAACATATGATAATTACATCATCCTTCGTCTTGCCTTGATGTACGGTTGGGGAAATGTCTTCACAAATTCATTTTCAGATTGGCTTCATACCGAATTGAGGGCAAAAAGAAAAGTAAAAGTTTTTGTAGACCAATTCAGAACCCCAATCTATGCCATTGATGCTGTCATGGCAATTGATGAATTAATCTCAAAAGATATCAAGAAAGAGATTTTTAATTTGGGTGGTTCTGAAAGAATTTCAAGATATGACTTTGCTTTAAAGTTTGCGGATGCCTTTGGATATCCTCAAGACTTAATCATTCCTACGCCAATGGATTCAGTAAAAACTTACCTTGCTGGGGCAAAGGATTGCTCGCTCAATATAAGCAAAATTCAATCCCTGTTAAGTTTCAAACTTAAAAATGTTGATGAAGGCTTGAACATGATGAAACGATATTAA
- a CDS encoding Ferredoxin, with the protein MPIIKFEREGRSIEVPKGANLRKAALKAGINVYKGINQFLNCQGHGLCGTCRVEIIQGDKNVNSKTPKEEWVLKGKFLIAHKVNPNLRLSCQVKVEDDIVVLTMPNYEIDKEETKERIKIFAVATFFGLLFLAGLALIVSDFLGKI; encoded by the coding sequence TTGCCCATAATTAAATTTGAGCGTGAAGGCAGAAGCATTGAAGTCCCAAAGGGTGCAAACCTAAGAAAAGCTGCTTTAAAAGCAGGTATAAATGTTTATAAAGGGATAAATCAGTTTTTAAACTGCCAAGGTCATGGGCTTTGCGGAACTTGTAGAGTTGAAATAATACAGGGCGATAAAAATGTTAATTCAAAAACCCCAAAAGAAGAATGGGTTCTAAAAGGAAAATTCTTAATTGCACATAAAGTCAACCCAAACCTTCGCCTTTCTTGTCAGGTTAAAGTTGAAGATGATATAGTCGTTCTAACCATGCCAAATTATGAAATTGATAAAGAAGAGACGAAAGAAAGAATTAAAATTTTTGCTGTTGCAACATTTTTCGGCTTGCTTTTTCTTGCTGGGCTTGCATTAATAGTTTCTGACTTCCTCGGAAAAATCTAA
- a CDS encoding CBS domain-containing protein: MKTAGEIIKNKSLYFAKSGDTVFEVAKLMAEKNIGAVPVLSNDGKLLGIFSERDLLKRVVAKGLNPMNVKVDDVMTIEIMLAFEDESYEECLAKMKKAGIRHLPVVDKSNNLIGMLSLRDLMDISLDEKTEKIEMLHAYIYYRPPLEEKE; encoded by the coding sequence ATGAAAACGGCAGGCGAAATCATCAAAAATAAATCACTTTACTTCGCAAAAAGCGGGGACACCGTGTTTGAAGTCGCAAAGCTTATGGCTGAAAAAAATATCGGAGCTGTGCCTGTGCTCTCAAATGATGGCAAATTGCTTGGAATCTTCTCTGAACGAGATCTTCTAAAAAGGGTTGTTGCGAAAGGATTAAACCCGATGAATGTAAAAGTTGATGATGTGATGACGATTGAAATTATGCTTGCGTTTGAAGATGAATCCTATGAAGAATGCCTTGCAAAAATGAAAAAAGCTGGAATAAGGCATCTACCAGTTGTTGATAAGAGCAATAATCTGATCGGCATGCTTTCACTTCGTGATCTTATGGATATTTCCCTTGACGAGAAAACTGAAAAAATTGAGATGCTTCATGCCTACATCTACTATAGACCACCACTTGAAGAAAAGGAATAA
- a CDS encoding NADH-FMN oxidoreductase RutF, flavin reductase (DIM6/NTAB) family produces the protein MNLEAKKKALRMITYGLYILTSKSGDRYSAGTVNWLSQASFEPPLVMVGVRRDSGLYGVISESNVFAVNILGSEQKEIASAFFKPTIVEGDKINGYKFEFGETGSPLLVDLPAFFECKVVDKVERGDHAIFVGEVVNAGVRNETKPLIMWDTGWFYGG, from the coding sequence ATGAATCTTGAAGCGAAGAAAAAAGCCTTAAGGATGATAACTTATGGACTTTATATTTTGACTTCAAAATCTGGAGATAGATATTCTGCTGGAACAGTTAACTGGTTAAGCCAGGCGTCTTTTGAGCCACCACTTGTTATGGTTGGGGTAAGAAGGGACTCTGGATTATATGGGGTGATTTCTGAAAGTAATGTTTTCGCTGTCAATATACTTGGTTCTGAACAAAAGGAAATCGCATCTGCATTTTTCAAGCCGACCATTGTTGAAGGGGATAAGATAAATGGTTATAAATTTGAGTTCGGTGAAACAGGCTCGCCTTTGCTTGTTGACCTGCCCGCATTTTTTGAATGTAAAGTCGTTGATAAAGTTGAAAGAGGAGACCACGCAATTTTCGTTGGGGAGGTTGTCAATGCAGGTGTGAGAAATGAGACAAAGCCACTTATCATGTGGGACACGGGCTGGTTTTACGGAGGATAA
- a CDS encoding PA domain-containing protein, with the protein MKKKFLILILAVLLSSCFYTRTTSPQIEEKDIYFHLKYIASDELEGRRAGTRGAELASDYIAKQFKKFGLKPAGDKGTYFQYFDFVSDVKLGDSNFVSFKINKDEIKLNFKSDFVPLSFSESGKIKGDVIFAGYGITAPEQNYDDYNGIDVQGKIVMLLKGTPDGYKAHSPFEKYLPLRYKVSNAQSKGAIGIIFVDPFSEKFEKFTYDYSAGKAGIPIIEVKNSIIDNILKTCGYDFKLYDIVKRIYDSMKPNSFTINNLSVEIQTDVRYIKSKVANVIGYIEGSNPELKNEYIIIGAHYDHLGWGGQGSLVPDTVAIHNGADDNGSGTAGLLELAEYLSHNRKNLNRTLVFIAFTAEEEGTIGSGFYVKNPVFPLENTIAMINMDMIGRLKEDKLTIYGTGTSPVWNDIIEKLNSEFKFNLNLVKDGYGPSDHAQFYSKNIPVLHFFTGIHSDYHKPSDDYDKINYQGQKRILDFIAKLIFELDKAKGRPQFVKAEPQQRSARGFRVTLGIVPDYSEEVQGMKVGDVRTGTPAEKAGIKPGDVIVKLGGREIKNIYDYTYALGDFNPGDEVEVVVLRGDEKLSFKVKFEERK; encoded by the coding sequence ATGAAGAAAAAATTCTTAATCTTGATACTTGCAGTTTTGCTCTCTTCATGCTTCTACACGAGAACGACATCTCCGCAGATTGAAGAAAAAGATATTTATTTCCATTTGAAATATATTGCCTCGGATGAGCTTGAAGGAAGAAGAGCTGGCACAAGGGGGGCTGAACTTGCCAGTGATTATATAGCTAAACAATTTAAAAAATTCGGTCTAAAACCTGCTGGCGATAAAGGGACATACTTTCAATATTTTGATTTCGTCAGCGATGTTAAATTGGGTGATTCAAATTTTGTCTCTTTCAAAATTAATAAAGATGAAATCAAATTAAACTTTAAATCCGATTTCGTTCCGCTTTCCTTCAGCGAATCTGGAAAAATTAAAGGCGATGTAATCTTTGCAGGCTATGGTATAACTGCCCCAGAGCAAAACTACGATGATTATAATGGTATTGATGTGCAGGGCAAAATCGTGATGCTTCTAAAGGGGACACCAGATGGCTATAAGGCACATTCGCCATTTGAAAAGTACCTTCCTTTGAGATATAAAGTAAGCAATGCCCAATCAAAGGGAGCAATTGGGATAATTTTTGTAGACCCATTTTCTGAAAAATTTGAAAAATTCACATACGATTATTCCGCAGGAAAAGCTGGGATTCCTATCATTGAGGTTAAAAACAGCATAATTGATAATATACTCAAAACCTGTGGATATGATTTCAAACTTTACGACATCGTTAAAAGAATTTATGATTCAATGAAGCCGAATTCATTCACAATAAATAATTTAAGCGTAGAAATTCAAACGGATGTTCGTTATATCAAGTCAAAAGTTGCAAATGTCATCGGCTATATTGAGGGTTCAAATCCCGAATTAAAAAACGAATATATTATAATTGGTGCGCATTACGATCATCTTGGTTGGGGTGGTCAAGGCTCACTTGTCCCCGATACAGTTGCAATTCACAATGGAGCTGATGACAACGGTTCTGGAACAGCTGGCTTGCTTGAGCTTGCAGAATACCTCTCACATAATAGAAAAAATCTTAACAGAACGCTCGTTTTCATCGCTTTTACAGCTGAGGAGGAAGGAACAATTGGTTCGGGCTTTTATGTGAAGAATCCCGTTTTCCCACTTGAAAACACAATTGCTATGATAAATATGGATATGATCGGGCGATTGAAAGAAGATAAATTGACAATTTACGGAACTGGGACATCCCCGGTTTGGAATGATATTATTGAGAAGTTAAACTCTGAGTTTAAATTTAATCTTAACCTCGTGAAAGACGGATATGGTCCAAGTGACCATGCCCAATTTTACTCAAAAAATATCCCAGTGCTTCACTTCTTCACAGGCATACATAGCGATTATCACAAACCGAGTGATGATTATGACAAAATAAACTACCAAGGGCAAAAGAGAATTCTTGATTTCATTGCGAAGTTAATTTTTGAGCTTGATAAAGCAAAGGGAAGACCACAATTCGTAAAAGCAGAACCACAGCAAAGGAGCGCACGTGGATTTAGAGTAACACTTGGGATCGTCCCGGATTACTCTGAAGAAGTCCAAGGGATGAAAGTCGGCGATGTCCGCACGGGAACACCAGCCGAAAAAGCAGGGATTAAACCCGGAGATGTAATCGTGAAACTTGGCGGAAGAGAGATTAAAAACATATATGATTACACATATGCGCTCGGGGATTTCAACCCCGGTGATGAGGTTGAAGTTGTAGTTTTAAGAGGTGATGAGAAGTTGAGTTTTAAAGTAAAATTTGAAGAGAGAAAATAA
- a CDS encoding NAD(P)-dependent dehydrogenase, short-chain alcohol dehydrogenase family has protein sequence MKLKDKVAIITGASRGLGKAIAIKFAQEGAYIAICSRTDNIFTVADLLKVSCSKCHAGKLNVSNYLEVKEFVEDVYKRFGKIDILVNNAAILGERTNIVDYPIDIWEDVINVNLNGVFYFTHEVLKYMIPQGSGSIIMVSSSVGRKGRARWGAYAVSKFGVEGLVQVLADELKDTGIKVNSVNPGPLATRMRKQAYPNEDQSKLKKPEDILDIFIYLASDESAGITGMQFDAQDFKLSEIQK, from the coding sequence ATGAAGCTAAAAGATAAAGTTGCAATTATAACTGGTGCCTCCCGTGGGCTCGGAAAGGCGATAGCTATAAAATTTGCTCAGGAAGGTGCCTATATAGCAATATGTTCAAGGACAGATAATATCTTTACAGTGGCAGACTTGCTCAAAGTATCATGTTCAAAATGCCATGCTGGAAAACTTAATGTCAGCAATTATCTTGAAGTTAAAGAATTCGTTGAAGATGTTTATAAAAGATTTGGGAAAATAGATATCCTCGTGAATAACGCAGCAATTCTTGGCGAGAGAACAAATATAGTTGATTATCCAATTGATATCTGGGAAGATGTGATAAATGTTAATCTCAATGGTGTTTTCTACTTTACACACGAGGTTTTAAAATACATGATACCCCAAGGGAGCGGAAGTATAATCATGGTGAGTTCAAGCGTTGGGAGAAAAGGAAGGGCAAGATGGGGCGCTTACGCCGTTTCAAAATTTGGTGTTGAAGGATTAGTTCAGGTCCTTGCAGATGAACTTAAAGATACTGGAATAAAGGTCAACTCTGTAAACCCTGGACCGCTTGCCACGAGGATGAGAAAGCAAGCATATCCAAACGAGGATCAATCAAAATTGAAAAAACCCGAAGATATCCTTGATATTTTCATTTATCTTGCCTCTGATGAATCAGCTGGAATTACGGGGATGCAATTTGACGCACAAGATTTCAAACTAAGCGAGATACAAAAATGA
- a CDS encoding solute:Na+ symporter, SSS family produces the protein MNFTIIDWLILSFYLAFSVFIGVRAKRYVEDLEAYFVAGRRVKVALGSATLIATEIGIVTFMYLGQIGYLTGFSCFVLGIIGAFAFFVIGKTGFVVSKLRKLKVITIPEFYEMRYSKGVRLFGGMILFLGGVLNMGVFLKFDGLFLAEVMGFGLERDVLFLIMTIMLLIVITYTVLGGMFSVVITDFMQFVILSFGMFITTFFILKNVNLFDVANAVVKYYGEEGINPVLNPRFGWKFLLWMLIASVTTSGLWQPVTSKSLSSEDEVVGRRIFTYTGLTLAGRYMIPMFWGVCALAAFGPNVDSQIAMPRLIAKVVPNGFLGLLVAGMLAASMSTYSAYLLAWSSVATRDIIQPIFRGKLDENSSIMLTRIIAVLIGLYLLIFGLFYEIPTTAFQYIAVTGAMYTSGAFGCVAGGLYWKKANSTGAYIALILGAIGPLAFLVLSLFKDFVPKSMHFLLDVNLSGFISFILAGIGMVAGSFFTNKVNPPKNIEFEK, from the coding sequence ATGAATTTCACAATTATTGATTGGTTGATACTCTCCTTCTATCTCGCGTTTTCGGTTTTCATAGGGGTAAGGGCGAAAAGATATGTTGAAGATTTAGAAGCATATTTCGTTGCTGGAAGAAGGGTGAAAGTTGCTCTCGGTTCAGCAACTTTGATAGCAACTGAGATAGGAATAGTTACATTTATGTATCTCGGTCAAATAGGATATCTGACGGGGTTTTCATGTTTCGTTCTTGGCATAATAGGTGCTTTTGCATTTTTCGTAATAGGCAAAACGGGCTTCGTCGTTTCAAAGTTGAGAAAATTAAAAGTTATAACGATACCTGAATTTTATGAGATGAGATATAGTAAGGGAGTAAGGTTGTTTGGAGGGATGATACTATTCCTTGGCGGAGTTTTAAATATGGGCGTGTTTTTAAAATTTGATGGCTTGTTTCTCGCAGAGGTGATGGGATTTGGTTTAGAAAGAGATGTTCTGTTTCTGATAATGACCATCATGCTTTTGATAGTTATAACCTATACCGTTCTTGGTGGAATGTTTTCTGTAGTTATAACCGATTTCATGCAATTTGTTATACTTTCTTTTGGTATGTTCATCACGACATTTTTTATTTTAAAAAATGTTAATTTATTTGATGTTGCTAACGCAGTTGTAAAGTATTATGGGGAAGAAGGGATAAATCCTGTTTTAAATCCAAGGTTTGGGTGGAAGTTTCTGCTTTGGATGTTAATCGCAAGTGTCACCACGTCGGGATTATGGCAACCTGTAACCTCAAAATCACTTTCATCAGAGGATGAAGTTGTAGGAAGAAGAATTTTCACATACACAGGACTTACGCTAGCTGGAAGATATATGATACCTATGTTTTGGGGAGTTTGCGCCCTCGCTGCTTTTGGTCCAAACGTTGATTCTCAAATTGCGATGCCAAGGTTAATTGCTAAAGTGGTGCCAAATGGTTTTTTGGGTCTTTTAGTTGCGGGAATGCTTGCAGCGTCAATGTCAACCTATAGTGCATACCTACTTGCATGGAGTTCCGTTGCAACAAGGGATATAATCCAACCAATTTTCAGGGGAAAATTAGATGAAAATAGTTCAATTATGCTAACAAGGATTATCGCTGTTTTGATTGGGTTATATCTTCTCATTTTTGGTTTGTTTTATGAAATACCAACGACTGCTTTTCAATATATAGCCGTCACTGGTGCTATGTATACATCTGGGGCTTTTGGTTGTGTTGCTGGTGGTTTATATTGGAAAAAAGCAAATTCAACAGGCGCATATATAGCTCTTATACTTGGAGCGATAGGTCCGCTTGCCTTTCTTGTTTTATCATTATTTAAAGATTTTGTTCCCAAGTCAATGCATTTCCTCCTTGATGTAAATCTTTCTGGTTTCATAAGTTTTATTCTCGCTGGGATTGGAATGGTGGCAGGGTCTTTTTTTACAAATAAAGTAAATCCTCCAAAAAATATAGAATTTGAAAAATGA
- a CDS encoding 2,4-dienoyl-CoA reductase, with protein sequence MRFFNFKKLDDLKFEVKHLKLDDVIKFEEKLSKVFEPLKFDELKIGNRFAVHPMEGCDGTLDGKPDELTFRRWERFGAGGAKLIWGEATAVVEEGRANPRQLFLNEKNLKYFAELVKKTRDAHKKIWGDDSDLIIGIQLTHSGRWSYQKPFIVFHNPVVDKLTFIDRKRRTTIPSEYPTVSDDYLEKLEDQFVKCAKLAYEAGFQFVDIKQCHTYLLNELLAGKTRSGRYGGDFSNRTRFIKNVVEKIKSEIGNRIKIASRINVFDCLPFIKDDTGVGKPVEYPIPYVYAFGVNEENPLEPDLTEPIKLVKLLYSLGVKLFNISMGSPYYNPHIGRPYETPPWDGYIQPEHPLVGVARHFKLTAEIKKNLQEDAIVIGTGYSYLRHFLVYAGEANLKEGKVSMIGLGRSALAYPDFFIDLKKNGMLNPSKVCITISHCTNLMRSKHNELGQFPTGCVPRDTVYAKIFKEMKNSQNLV encoded by the coding sequence ATGAGATTTTTTAATTTCAAAAAACTTGACGATTTAAAATTTGAGGTTAAACATCTTAAACTTGATGATGTGATAAAATTTGAGGAAAAATTAAGCAAAGTTTTTGAACCACTTAAATTTGATGAGTTAAAGATAGGGAACAGGTTCGCAGTTCATCCAATGGAAGGATGCGACGGCACGCTTGATGGCAAGCCAGATGAATTAACATTTAGACGGTGGGAAAGATTTGGCGCAGGTGGAGCCAAACTTATCTGGGGCGAGGCAACCGCAGTGGTTGAGGAAGGCAGAGCAAACCCAAGGCAACTTTTTCTAAATGAAAAAAATTTGAAATACTTTGCTGAACTTGTAAAGAAAACAAGAGATGCACATAAAAAAATATGGGGTGATGATTCCGACCTAATCATAGGGATTCAGCTAACGCATTCAGGTAGATGGAGCTACCAAAAACCATTTATCGTTTTCCATAACCCCGTCGTTGATAAGTTAACATTCATAGATAGAAAAAGAAGAACTACAATACCAAGTGAATATCCAACTGTATCAGATGATTATCTTGAAAAACTTGAGGATCAATTTGTCAAATGTGCAAAACTTGCTTATGAAGCTGGATTTCAATTTGTTGATATAAAACAATGCCATACTTACCTTTTAAATGAATTGCTTGCTGGCAAAACAAGAAGTGGCAGATATGGGGGCGATTTCTCAAATAGGACAAGGTTTATAAAAAATGTGGTTGAAAAAATAAAGTCCGAAATCGGAAATAGAATAAAAATAGCATCAAGGATAAATGTATTTGATTGTCTTCCCTTCATCAAGGATGACACAGGAGTTGGAAAGCCTGTAGAATATCCAATTCCATATGTTTACGCTTTTGGAGTTAATGAAGAAAATCCACTTGAACCTGATTTGACTGAGCCAATAAAACTTGTTAAACTTTTGTATTCACTTGGGGTTAAATTATTTAACATATCAATGGGAAGCCCATATTATAACCCACATATTGGGAGACCTTATGAGACACCGCCATGGGATGGGTATATTCAACCCGAACATCCGCTTGTTGGCGTTGCACGGCATTTTAAGTTAACAGCAGAAATCAAGAAAAACCTCCAAGAGGATGCTATCGTAATCGGCACAGGTTATAGTTATCTTAGGCATTTTCTCGTTTATGCGGGCGAGGCGAATTTAAAAGAAGGTAAGGTTTCAATGATTGGACTTGGCAGATCTGCTCTTGCTTATCCGGATTTCTTCATTGACCTTAAGAAAAATGGAATGCTTAACCCATCCAAAGTATGTATCACCATAAGCCACTGCACAAATCTTATGCGTTCAAAACATAATGAACTCGGGCAATTCCCAACTGGATGTGTCCCCAGAGATACTGTCTACGCAAAAATTTTTAAAGAAATGAAAAATTCCCAAAATTTAGTTTAA
- a CDS encoding BNR/Asp-box repeat-containing protein has protein sequence MLILKLILLILFVFNFSTKQHHSGRKIYAVVLISGKLVVGVKNPISGLFISEDAGKTWEHRGWQNIKANSMAIEPDSKGKVIYLAAGNGVLKSTDSGKTWRIMTDWRITEVLKIIIHPEDKRKIFIATPYGVFKSIDAGWNWEEKNRGIRPEETGTTSSTFVSSILIDRKNPRRILIGTENGIYESLNEGEQWKELALIGIGIRTIVQSPHNPDVIFAGTEDNGIFRSNDGGRTWEKVNIGLKGLTIYTIAFDPTNSKIIYAGGYKTGVCRSNDEGKSWFCSEEGLNGFNSIHSIAVHPENPNFIVAGTIDGGVYISRDGGKTWKFSGLEGTLVWTVVIE, from the coding sequence ATGCTTATCTTAAAACTAATTTTATTAATTCTCTTCGTTTTCAACTTCTCAACAAAACAGCATCACTCAGGTAGGAAAATCTACGCTGTTGTTTTGATAAGTGGGAAACTTGTCGTAGGTGTTAAAAATCCAATATCAGGACTTTTTATTTCCGAGGATGCTGGTAAAACATGGGAACATAGAGGATGGCAAAACATAAAGGCGAATTCAATGGCAATTGAACCTGATTCAAAGGGCAAAGTTATTTATCTTGCTGCAGGCAACGGGGTTCTAAAATCAACTGACTCGGGCAAAACATGGAGAATAATGACCGACTGGCGGATCACCGAGGTTCTTAAAATCATCATCCACCCGGAAGATAAACGCAAGATTTTCATAGCGACACCTTATGGTGTTTTTAAATCTATTGATGCTGGCTGGAACTGGGAAGAAAAAAACAGGGGAATAAGACCAGAAGAAACAGGGACAACATCCTCAACATTTGTAAGCTCAATTTTAATTGACAGGAAAAATCCAAGAAGAATCTTGATTGGAACTGAAAATGGTATATATGAAAGTCTAAACGAGGGGGAACAATGGAAGGAGCTTGCGCTAATCGGTATTGGGATAAGAACAATCGTTCAAAGTCCCCATAATCCAGATGTTATCTTTGCTGGAACTGAAGACAACGGAATTTTCAGATCAAATGATGGCGGTAGAACGTGGGAAAAAGTTAACATTGGTTTGAAAGGTTTAACAATTTATACTATAGCATTTGACCCAACAAATTCAAAAATTATTTATGCTGGTGGTTATAAAACTGGAGTTTGCCGTTCAAATGATGAAGGTAAATCTTGGTTTTGTTCAGAGGAAGGGCTTAATGGATTTAATTCAATTCATTCAATCGCTGTTCATCCAGAAAACCCAAACTTTATTGTTGCTGGAACGATTGATGGCGGTGTTTACATAAGCAGGGATGGCGGGAAAACATGGAAATTTTCTGGTCTTGAAGGAACATTGGTATGGACAGTGGTAATAGAATAA
- a CDS encoding UDP-N-acetylglucosamine 3-dehydrogenase: MKKEKINVALVGLGGHGATIRKSVKMCAKLNIVACHDINKELVDEVKAEFNCDGFLNYDELLENPILDAVIISTPNFLHFEQTCKALQSGKDVFVEKPITAKVEEAEKIVKLAQEKNLIVQVGHNTRKRKVFRKAKEIIERGLLGKIIFVESNISMSTGLAEFPQWKKDKDKCPLLPMTQLGIHFVDTLIYLFGDIEEVSSFARNAYLDVEDSAVALFRFSNDIIGTLSSSYVAQNAYEMKIYGTEGVLKCYLNKIELQKTTEINPSVYFFDEDIESYIEELCEFAECIINRRKPEVDAEIGLKNLKVIEAMIESNITKKVVKI, translated from the coding sequence ATGAAAAAAGAAAAAATTAACGTTGCCCTTGTGGGACTTGGTGGTCATGGTGCAACGATAAGGAAATCTGTTAAAATGTGTGCAAAACTAAACATTGTGGCATGCCATGACATTAACAAAGAACTTGTAGATGAAGTAAAAGCAGAATTTAATTGTGACGGTTTTTTAAACTACGATGAACTCCTTGAAAATCCAATCCTTGACGCTGTCATAATCTCCACCCCAAACTTTTTACATTTTGAACAAACTTGCAAAGCGCTTCAATCCGGCAAAGACGTCTTCGTTGAAAAACCAATAACGGCGAAAGTTGAAGAAGCGGAAAAAATTGTAAAGCTTGCTCAGGAGAAAAATTTAATTGTTCAAGTCGGACATAATACCAGAAAAAGAAAGGTTTTTAGAAAGGCAAAAGAAATAATTGAAAGAGGTCTCCTTGGGAAAATTATATTTGTAGAATCAAACATATCAATGTCAACAGGGCTTGCAGAATTTCCACAATGGAAAAAGGATAAAGATAAATGTCCTCTACTTCCTATGACACAGCTTGGGATTCATTTCGTTGATACGCTTATATATCTCTTCGGTGATATTGAAGAGGTTTCATCATTTGCAAGAAATGCTTACCTTGATGTTGAGGATTCGGCTGTTGCCCTCTTCAGGTTCTCAAACGATATAATTGGAACGCTATCCTCCTCCTATGTTGCCCAGAATGCTTATGAGATGAAAATCTATGGGACTGAAGGTGTGCTTAAATGTTATTTGAATAAAATTGAACTTCAAAAAACAACAGAGATAAACCCAAGTGTTTATTTCTTTGATGAGGACATTGAAAGTTACATTGAAGAATTGTGCGAGTTTGCTGAATGCATCATAAACAGAAGAAAACCTGAAGTTGACGCAGAAATCGGCTTGAAAAATCTAAAAGTCATTGAAGCTATGATTGAGTCAAACATAACTAAAAAGGTTGTGAAGATATAA
- a CDS encoding Sugar phosphate isomerase/epimerase has product MIQIGIVSDEISLDIKEAIEIGLQLGIKNYELRCIGSYEKRIPYVDNRDIEFILKNVETGKINITALSPGIFKIKPSEYEKIKFELETALPDTFKLARRLNVSKIIIFGFVKDQTPNENIIEILKIASDYAQSENFILAIENEPGFYCDTGKNTSEIIKLVGAKNLGANWDPANAVGAGEFAYPSGYEFIKNYIFNLHIKDAVNYPEFKCTLIGDGAVNWFGQLKAIINDGIISKINITLETHHLPLVESTIENLKRLNLIIKSINELIQL; this is encoded by the coding sequence ATGATACAAATTGGCATTGTCTCCGATGAAATATCGCTTGATATAAAAGAAGCAATTGAAATTGGACTTCAACTTGGAATAAAAAATTATGAGCTTAGATGTATTGGAAGTTATGAAAAGAGAATCCCCTATGTTGACAACAGGGATATTGAGTTTATTTTAAAAAATGTTGAAACTGGAAAAATTAATATAACTGCTTTGTCGCCAGGGATTTTTAAAATAAAACCATCGGAATATGAAAAGATAAAATTTGAACTTGAAACCGCTCTCCCAGATACTTTTAAACTTGCTCGCAGGCTTAATGTGAGCAAGATAATCATTTTTGGATTTGTTAAAGATCAAACACCAAATGAGAATATAATTGAAATTCTTAAAATAGCATCTGACTATGCTCAAAGTGAAAATTTTATACTTGCAATTGAAAATGAGCCGGGATTTTATTGCGATACCGGAAAAAATACCTCGGAAATTATAAAATTAGTTGGCGCAAAAAATCTTGGCGCAAATTGGGATCCTGCAAATGCCGTTGGGGCTGGGGAATTTGCTTATCCATCTGGGTATGAATTTATAAAAAATTATATTTTTAATCTCCACATCAAAGATGCTGTGAATTACCCGGAATTTAAATGCACTCTTATTGGCGATGGCGCTGTGAATTGGTTTGGACAACTCAAAGCAATAATTAACGATGGGATTATCAGTAAAATTAATATCACACTTGAAACTCACCACCTTCCGCTTGTTGAATCAACGATTGAAAATCTTAAACGGCTAAATCTTATCATAAAATCAATTAACGAATTAATACAGTTATGA